From the Ruminiclostridium josui JCM 17888 genome, one window contains:
- a CDS encoding ABC transporter ATP-binding protein codes for MSIIELRNVVKIYGKGENSTIALDNINLKIENGEFISIMGPSGSGKSTLLNIVGCMDILSSGEYLLKEKTLKNLSNKDLSKIRNQTVSFVFQHFALLKDYNVYENIDLPLTCRKMSGKARKEKINYYMSRLGIEKLAKKKPAQISGGQQQRVAIARALVSDADIILADEPTGALDQKTGKDLLGLLGEINKEGKTVIIVTHDPDIADYTNRRIDINDGKVVNDVLIRG; via the coding sequence ATGTCAATTATTGAATTAAGAAATGTTGTAAAAATATATGGTAAAGGTGAAAATTCAACAATAGCTTTAGACAACATTAACCTAAAAATTGAAAATGGAGAATTTATATCAATAATGGGGCCATCCGGCTCAGGTAAATCAACGTTACTTAATATTGTTGGATGTATGGATATTCTAAGTAGCGGTGAATATTTGCTTAAAGAAAAGACTTTAAAGAATTTATCTAATAAGGACTTAAGCAAAATAAGGAATCAAACTGTCAGTTTTGTATTTCAGCATTTTGCTTTACTCAAGGACTATAATGTATATGAAAACATTGACCTACCTCTCACTTGCAGAAAAATGTCTGGAAAAGCAAGAAAAGAAAAAATAAACTATTATATGTCAAGATTAGGTATAGAAAAACTTGCAAAGAAAAAACCTGCCCAAATATCTGGTGGCCAGCAACAAAGAGTCGCTATAGCAAGAGCACTTGTAAGTGATGCAGATATTATTCTGGCTGATGAGCCAACAGGTGCACTTGACCAAAAAACTGGTAAAGACCTGTTGGGGCTTCTTGGCGAAATAAATAAAGAAGGTAAAACTGTAATAATAGTTACACATGACCCGGATATTGCTGATTACACTAACCGTAGGATAGATATAAATGATGGGAAAGTAGTTAATGATGTTTTGATAAGAGGATAG
- a CDS encoding zinc dependent phospholipase C family protein, with the protein MLIMKKISFKSRCLVSSILIACITLSLTSNIFASNFTKRIQPIRTIEITQTYVDKLLSAGVKLHTESKKLNTHKTEIKLVWGTSGNNTHRNIVEQALTILKNDKGSTFGSKLEEYCPGEGIYYLGTDEILYYSWFTDDLENDSSSYLGHFYGEGGVNYLGNSSPTAYERFNNHYYNAVTKYKSGDKLTAYRELGMALHYLSDLNAPHHAANKIAVLSKHTQYEDWVDQNISSFLISKSSSSYYDYVNNSTLKKMADDWSSAARANIDACNKGIFSFDSSSAFAPTKAMLATTQMAAAGLLYRFILDREK; encoded by the coding sequence ATGTTAATTATGAAAAAAATTTCTTTTAAATCAAGATGCTTAGTTTCATCGATTTTAATTGCGTGCATTACACTCTCTTTAACCTCCAACATATTTGCAAGTAACTTTACGAAGCGAATTCAGCCAATTAGAACCATTGAAATTACGCAGACATATGTTGATAAGTTGTTATCGGCTGGTGTCAAGCTTCACACTGAATCCAAAAAATTGAACACTCATAAAACAGAAATTAAACTTGTGTGGGGAACATCTGGCAATAATACACATAGGAATATAGTAGAACAAGCATTAACAATACTTAAAAATGATAAAGGTTCAACTTTTGGAAGTAAATTAGAGGAGTACTGCCCCGGTGAAGGAATTTATTATCTTGGCACTGATGAGATACTGTATTATAGTTGGTTTACCGATGATCTTGAGAATGATTCATCCTCCTATTTAGGTCACTTCTATGGAGAGGGCGGAGTAAACTATCTAGGTAATTCATCCCCCACTGCATACGAGAGATTCAATAATCACTACTATAATGCAGTTACAAAATACAAGTCAGGGGATAAACTAACAGCGTATCGTGAATTAGGAATGGCTTTACATTATTTAAGTGACTTAAACGCACCTCACCACGCTGCCAATAAAATTGCAGTATTATCCAAGCATACACAGTATGAAGATTGGGTTGATCAAAACATTAGTAGTTTTTTAATATCGAAATCATCATCGTCCTATTACGATTATGTCAATAACAGTACGCTTAAAAAAATGGCTGATGACTGGTCTAGTGCGGCTAGAGCAAACATTGATGCATGTAATAAAGGAATATTTTCTTTTGACAGCTCAAGTGCTTTCGCACCTACCAAAGCCATGTTAGCAACTACTCAAATGGCTGCTGCGGGATTACTCTATAGATTCATACTTGATAGAGAAAAATAA
- a CDS encoding ABC transporter permease, whose translation MNNIKLVIKSLSKRKLSVLFVSLQVVTSILFLISIACTFQKIFYFDITVHKNIKPNASQIIHVKINADSATPEKYFSFRGQILKQSGIDSMGYFNTNNTVIFSTLANSPELKKMKSEQKDILGIPEEFSAVKIEKGLQELKSLQIVEGRNFENTDFSSDNLIVPILVGYNFIKYNVVNIGDELYDSNNKKKYKVIGALKERSTWFMSSLSDGVLEYLDNKIVIASNDGDYFPFIQGMMKSSYYCIVKSSKTVPKIMTNMIEIANKEGLSVEVRTISDELKKYQQEIINENIKWLIFSLFFILMTSLCIASVMMSSLVSRLKEIGIRIAVGYSINQIQKLFITEVLFIIIMSSLLASIFAVCTINLSSSLLSDLAPDGYYVSFPIIVGVLGISLLMSLPPVTAIVYRLKRLQPRELIGGKE comes from the coding sequence ATGAATAATATTAAATTGGTCATAAAAAGTCTATCGAAAAGAAAACTTTCAGTACTATTTGTGTCTTTACAAGTGGTTACCTCTATATTATTTCTAATAAGTATTGCGTGTACTTTTCAAAAAATATTTTATTTTGACATAACAGTTCACAAAAACATAAAACCGAATGCAAGCCAAATTATACATGTGAAAATTAATGCTGACTCAGCTACTCCTGAAAAATACTTTTCATTCAGAGGGCAAATATTAAAACAATCAGGTATTGATTCAATGGGGTATTTCAATACTAATAATACAGTAATTTTTAGTACTCTTGCCAACAGCCCTGAATTAAAAAAGATGAAGAGTGAGCAAAAAGATATTCTTGGTATTCCGGAAGAATTTTCAGCAGTTAAGATAGAAAAGGGATTACAAGAGTTAAAATCATTACAAATAGTCGAGGGACGAAACTTTGAGAATACTGACTTTTCATCGGATAACTTGATTGTACCTATTCTTGTTGGGTACAATTTTATAAAGTATAATGTAGTAAATATTGGGGATGAATTATATGATAGCAACAATAAAAAGAAATATAAAGTAATTGGTGCTCTGAAAGAACGTAGTACTTGGTTCATGTCTTCTCTATCAGATGGAGTGTTAGAATACTTGGATAATAAAATTGTTATTGCTTCAAACGATGGTGACTACTTCCCATTTATACAGGGGATGATGAAATCCAGTTATTATTGCATTGTAAAAAGTTCAAAAACAGTTCCAAAGATTATGACAAATATGATTGAGATTGCAAATAAGGAAGGACTCTCAGTTGAAGTTAGGACTATTAGCGATGAACTTAAAAAGTACCAACAGGAAATTATTAACGAAAATATAAAGTGGCTTATATTTTCACTATTTTTTATATTAATGACTTCACTATGTATAGCTTCTGTTATGATGTCATCATTAGTTTCAAGATTGAAGGAAATTGGAATAAGGATTGCAGTTGGATATTCAATTAATCAAATACAAAAACTTTTCATCACCGAAGTATTATTTATTATTATAATGTCATCTTTGCTGGCTTCAATATTTGCAGTATGTACAATTAATCTATCATCCTCACTTTTGTCAGATTTGGCTCCAGATGGATATTATGTATCATTTCCTATTATTGTAGGAGTTTTAGGTATTTCACTTCTAATGAGTTTGCCACCTGTTACAGCGATTGTTTATAGACTAAAAAGATTACAGCCACGAGAATTGATTGGAGGTAAGGAGTAA
- a CDS encoding recombinase family protein: protein MKKVTVIEASSRESEKADNRKIRVCAYCRVSSMHKEQQNSFEAQVSHYTKYIQSNSQWEFTGIYSDEGISGTKKEIRPEFMRLINDCENGRIDMVITKSISRFARNTADCIETIRKLKSLGVTVYFEKENINSMSQESELILSVLSSLAQEESASMSSNIRWANQRRYKQGKFQLATAKFMGYDKDGNGDLIINQAEAEIVKRIFREYIGGKGSAGIARTLNEEYIPTITGTKWYGSTIRRMLGNEKYCGDALLQKTITADSVTFKRKRNNGELPKYYIKNNHEPIISREDFERVKELIEIRKKEQGIDGEVIKKMRKRYPLTGKIICGNCGNHYKRSLNNPSKKYQSVAYVCASTEAEKILECNSRPIMQKGLHQAFINMNNKLYSNWRTLLLPHRTYLKTLVQSTADRTEINNIDNQIIELAEQESMQQVLLSKGCIESALFNQNINGITTKINELKARKQAISTNMVNQDIALMETEKSIEFIQNHGLIDKFDEACFNAIVKDIVVKSKNNLCFRLKNGMELDEFMGGEDDVL, encoded by the coding sequence GTGAAGAAGGTTACTGTTATTGAAGCAAGCAGTAGGGAGAGTGAAAAGGCTGATAATAGGAAAATACGAGTTTGTGCGTACTGCAGAGTTAGTTCCATGCATAAGGAACAGCAAAATTCATTTGAAGCACAGGTAAGCCATTATACAAAATATATTCAAAGCAACTCTCAATGGGAGTTTACTGGTATTTACTCTGATGAAGGGATTAGTGGAACCAAAAAGGAAATAAGACCTGAATTCATGAGACTAATTAATGATTGTGAAAACGGCAGAATAGATATGGTGATTACAAAGTCCATCTCAAGGTTTGCGCGAAATACCGCTGATTGTATAGAGACTATAAGAAAGCTAAAGTCTTTAGGGGTTACTGTATATTTCGAGAAGGAGAATATCAACTCTATGTCGCAAGAGAGTGAACTCATCCTTTCTGTCCTCAGCTCCTTGGCGCAGGAAGAGTCAGCTTCAATGTCATCAAATATAAGGTGGGCTAACCAGAGAAGGTACAAGCAAGGAAAGTTTCAATTAGCAACTGCAAAATTCATGGGCTATGACAAGGATGGAAATGGGGATCTGATTATTAATCAAGCTGAAGCAGAAATTGTAAAAAGAATATTTAGAGAATATATTGGAGGTAAGGGAAGCGCTGGGATTGCTAGGACTCTAAATGAAGAATATATACCAACTATTACTGGTACGAAATGGTATGGCTCAACAATTAGGAGGATGTTGGGTAATGAAAAGTACTGCGGGGATGCTTTGCTTCAAAAAACAATCACAGCAGATAGTGTTACATTTAAAAGAAAACGCAATAATGGGGAACTGCCTAAATACTACATAAAAAACAACCATGAGCCAATTATATCAAGAGAGGACTTTGAACGAGTAAAGGAACTAATTGAAATAAGAAAAAAGGAACAAGGTATAGATGGGGAAGTAATAAAAAAGATGAGAAAACGTTATCCGTTGACTGGAAAGATTATATGCGGAAACTGCGGAAACCATTACAAAAGATCTTTAAACAACCCCTCAAAGAAATATCAAAGTGTGGCATATGTTTGTGCATCCACTGAAGCAGAGAAGATACTAGAATGCAACTCAAGACCAATCATGCAAAAAGGACTTCATCAAGCCTTTATAAATATGAACAACAAACTGTATTCAAATTGGAGAACACTTCTATTACCACATAGGACATATCTAAAAACACTTGTACAATCTACAGCAGACCGGACAGAAATAAATAATATAGATAATCAGATAATTGAGTTGGCAGAGCAAGAAAGTATGCAACAAGTACTTCTGTCAAAGGGATGTATTGAGTCTGCTCTTTTTAACCAGAATATCAATGGGATTACTACAAAAATTAATGAACTTAAGGCAAGAAAGCAGGCCATTTCAACGAATATGGTTAACCAAGATATAGCACTTATGGAAACAGAGAAAAGTATAGAATTCATCCAAAATCATGGTCTTATAGATAAATTTGATGAAGCTTGCTTTAATGCTATAGTTAAAGACATAGTTGTAAAATCAAAGAACAACTTGTGCTTTAGACTAAAAAACGGTATGGAGCTTGATGAATTTATGGGGGGTGAAGACGATGTTCTGTAA
- a CDS encoding recombinase family protein — protein sequence MGYDKDENGNLVINEKQAKIVRRIYTDYLNGKGPNRIVKELEREGVPNWNGLAKWYESSIRKMLSNEKYKGDALLQKTYTVDFLSKKRVVNNGEVPQYYVEESHPAIIEKETWEAVQLEKERRRAFAEKYGLKRGDYATTDNPFGGRIICGCCGSVYGRKVWNSTNERLRRIVWQCNNKYATKGRRGCDNRHINDEVLYIAFVSAFNAVLENSEYFMDKWGEQVNRGDILKRVTAKRLVDIFKDAEPLEQFDIELYFKLVEKITVYEDSRLMVGLLDGSEIECGIE from the coding sequence GTGGGCTATGACAAGGATGAAAACGGAAACCTCGTTATAAATGAGAAACAAGCCAAAATCGTCAGAAGGATATATACTGATTACCTAAATGGAAAAGGACCAAACAGGATAGTCAAAGAGCTTGAGAGGGAAGGCGTACCCAACTGGAACGGCTTGGCAAAGTGGTACGAAAGCAGCATACGAAAGATGCTGTCAAATGAGAAGTACAAAGGGGATGCTTTGCTACAGAAGACCTATACAGTTGACTTTCTGTCAAAGAAAAGAGTCGTAAACAACGGAGAAGTTCCACAGTACTATGTGGAAGAAAGCCATCCTGCGATAATTGAGAAGGAAACGTGGGAAGCAGTGCAGCTTGAGAAGGAGAGAAGGCGAGCCTTTGCCGAAAAATATGGCTTGAAGAGGGGTGACTATGCTACAACCGATAATCCTTTCGGTGGAAGAATAATATGCGGCTGCTGTGGAAGCGTTTATGGCAGAAAGGTATGGAACTCAACAAATGAAAGACTAAGAAGGATAGTGTGGCAGTGTAATAATAAGTATGCAACTAAAGGAAGAAGGGGCTGTGATAACAGGCATATTAATGACGAGGTTCTTTATATTGCATTTGTCAGTGCTTTTAATGCAGTACTGGAAAACAGTGAATACTTTATGGACAAATGGGGGGAACAGGTTAACAGGGGCGATATTCTTAAAAGAGTCACCGCCAAAAGATTAGTTGACATTTTTAAAGATGCTGAGCCATTGGAACAGTTTGATATTGAGTTGTATTTTAAGCTGGTGGAGAAGATAACAGTTTATGAGGATTCCAGGTTAATGGTTGGTTTGCTGGATGGGTCGGAAATTGAGTGTGGAATTGAATAA
- a CDS encoding recombinase family protein: MEASNCESEAADNRKIRVYAYYRVSSMHKEQQNSFEAQSSHYTKYIKNNDQWEFFRIYSDEGISGTKKEIRPEFMDAVNNFVYET; encoded by the coding sequence ATTGAAGCAAGCAATTGTGAGAGCGAAGCGGCTGATAATAGGAAAATACGAGTTTATGCATATTACAGAGTCAGTTCCATGCATAAGGAACAGCAAAATTCATTTGAAGCACAGTCAAGCCATTACACGAAATATATTAAAAACAACGACCAATGGGAGTTTTTTAGAATTTACTCAGATGAGGGGATTAGTGGAACCAAAAAGGAAATAAGACCTGAATTCATGGACGCTGTAAATAATTTTGTGTATGAAACATAG
- a CDS encoding IS256 family transposase has protein sequence MSVLSKELVQEIIAENDFKNPGEIISFLKEAFKDVLQEMLEAEMDVSLGYSRDESRHKITDNSRNGYSTKKLKSEFGPVQIDIPRDRKGEFEPKIVPKYKRDVSGIEDKVISLYARGMSTRDIHDQVKELYGIDISAEMVSKITERILPEIKEWQGRPLEAIYPFVFMDAIHYKVRTDGQIVNRAAYVVMGVDISGKKDILGIWIGENESSKFWLGVLNDLKNRGIEDVLIFCVDGLTGLKEAIAAAFPKSEIQRCIIHQLRNSFKYVSYKDLKAFSKDFKTVYTSPSEEIALNRFEYLKNKWGKDYPYAFKSWENNWEVLSPYYKFPEQIRKIIYTTNIIEGLHRQFRKVTKTKSVFPSDTSLEKMLYLASMNVIKKWTQRYRNWDQVMSQLMIMYDGRLDNYI, from the coding sequence ATGAGCGTATTATCAAAAGAGTTAGTACAGGAAATAATTGCGGAGAATGATTTTAAAAATCCCGGAGAAATAATCTCCTTTTTAAAGGAGGCATTTAAAGATGTTCTTCAGGAAATGCTTGAAGCCGAAATGGATGTTTCTCTTGGGTATTCCCGAGATGAGTCAAGACATAAAATTACCGACAACAGTAGAAACGGTTACTCAACAAAAAAACTAAAGAGTGAATTCGGCCCTGTACAGATTGATATTCCAAGGGACAGAAAAGGTGAGTTTGAGCCTAAAATAGTTCCCAAGTACAAAAGGGATGTATCAGGAATTGAGGATAAGGTGATTTCTCTTTATGCCCGAGGCATGTCTACCAGAGATATTCACGATCAGGTTAAAGAGCTTTATGGAATAGATATTTCTGCTGAAATGGTTAGTAAAATAACTGAAAGAATCCTTCCTGAAATAAAAGAATGGCAAGGTAGGCCCCTTGAGGCTATCTATCCTTTTGTATTTATGGATGCTATCCATTACAAGGTAAGAACTGATGGACAAATAGTAAATAGAGCTGCTTATGTTGTTATGGGTGTAGATATTTCAGGTAAGAAAGATATCCTTGGAATATGGATTGGAGAGAACGAATCCTCCAAGTTCTGGTTAGGTGTGTTAAATGACCTTAAAAACAGAGGTATAGAAGATGTACTCATATTCTGTGTGGACGGACTTACAGGGCTCAAAGAAGCTATTGCAGCTGCTTTTCCAAAGTCAGAAATTCAAAGGTGTATAATTCATCAACTAAGAAACTCATTTAAATATGTTTCATATAAGGATTTGAAGGCTTTTTCAAAGGATTTTAAAACTGTCTACACAAGCCCCAGTGAAGAAATAGCATTAAACCGGTTTGAGTACCTGAAAAACAAATGGGGCAAGGATTATCCATATGCATTTAAAAGTTGGGAAAACAATTGGGAAGTTTTATCACCATATTACAAGTTCCCAGAGCAGATAAGAAAAATAATATATACAACCAATATAATTGAAGGATTGCATCGGCAGTTCAGAAAAGTTACTAAGACAAAATCCGTTTTTCCTTCTGATACTTCTCTTGAAAAGATGCTTTATTTGGCATCAATGAATGTAATAAAAAAATGGACTCAACGATACCGGAATTGGGATCAGGTCATGAGTCAATTAATGATTATGTACGATGGGAGACTGGATAACTATATTTAA
- a CDS encoding ABC transporter permease, with protein MYGIMITTFKRIKGAPVTACFLLFGLIISMLMISIGTSFVSEIVNIQSDKMESAPPNALMFILNLNSEDIVSIKDTTNILGSLEKGTGAFMNSMLFNIDNAGVDNYFEVSAEWFRGDTGWHYPLSQGRYYTPEEVQRGSKVVLIGKQIKKYVQKINGQSFVQIYGDKYKVIGTVGFKDKKSLWDSRVFMPLASLPKLASSKYIESGNGSFVIYNSKKDTQDEVNNILLKAKSIYPNAEILDVKRLGSENMIYQMALNPDILLIISILGYIVSVVYAINMVSFWVEQRRYEIGVRKAFGHSNFTIALLIFQEMIGISSLAFIIGLIIQAILNLYINQIMGYTIILYIQNIIVGLVAIVLTAILTSVWPVLKSLKIQPVEAMKL; from the coding sequence ATGTATGGAATCATGATAACAACTTTTAAGCGTATAAAAGGAGCACCTGTAACAGCGTGTTTCTTACTATTTGGTCTTATAATATCTATGCTAATGATATCAATAGGTACAAGTTTTGTGTCGGAAATTGTTAATATTCAATCGGATAAAATGGAAAGTGCACCTCCGAACGCACTTATGTTTATTTTAAATTTGAATAGTGAAGATATAGTTTCAATAAAAGACACCACGAATATATTAGGAAGTTTAGAAAAAGGTACTGGTGCTTTTATGAATAGCATGTTATTTAATATTGACAATGCAGGAGTTGATAATTATTTTGAAGTAAGTGCTGAATGGTTTCGTGGAGATACAGGATGGCATTACCCACTCTCCCAAGGAAGATATTACACTCCTGAAGAAGTACAAAGGGGGTCGAAGGTAGTACTCATAGGTAAACAGATAAAAAAATATGTACAAAAAATAAACGGACAAAGTTTTGTGCAAATTTATGGAGATAAATATAAGGTAATAGGTACTGTGGGGTTTAAAGATAAAAAGTCGTTATGGGATTCAAGAGTTTTTATGCCTTTGGCTTCACTACCAAAGCTTGCAAGCAGCAAATATATAGAAAGTGGGAATGGTTCATTTGTTATTTATAATAGCAAAAAAGATACACAAGATGAAGTCAATAATATTCTTTTAAAAGCCAAAAGTATTTACCCCAATGCAGAAATATTAGATGTAAAGAGATTAGGCAGTGAGAATATGATTTACCAAATGGCTCTAAATCCTGATATTCTTCTTATTATTAGTATATTAGGATATATTGTTTCGGTAGTATATGCTATAAATATGGTTTCTTTTTGGGTTGAACAAAGGCGTTATGAAATTGGTGTTAGAAAAGCTTTTGGACATTCGAACTTCACCATCGCTTTGCTTATATTTCAGGAAATGATAGGAATATCCTCACTTGCATTTATAATTGGACTTATCATTCAGGCAATACTAAATCTCTACATAAATCAAATTATGGGTTATACAATAATTTTGTATATACAAAATATAATAGTGGGTTTAGTCGCCATAGTTTTAACAGCAATTTTAACATCGGTTTGGCCTGTGCTAAAATCTCTGAAGATCCAACCGGTAGAGGCAATGAAGCTCTAG
- a CDS encoding SurA N-terminal domain-containing protein: MKSNNNKKVVISIVVTAGILICGVVGYTSAKSESVAKLFGIEQSQALSNAGKDVVATIDGEKITKKGFDSYKLIIDYENKLSDEEILNKIVDRQIVYKQAIKEGFLVSDQQVEAAIKSAQEQIKMDSKQYEAFKEYFSGLNMSEDEYWESVKPAYKKALTCGAYKNALKQKFKKDNKIEDQNELNSKFSEFYNQKVKDIKSKTKVQSFLK; encoded by the coding sequence ATGAAAAGTAATAATAATAAAAAAGTGGTAATTAGCATAGTGGTTACAGCAGGTATTTTAATATGCGGTGTAGTCGGGTATACATCTGCAAAAAGTGAGAGTGTTGCGAAACTCTTTGGAATAGAACAATCACAGGCTTTATCTAATGCTGGTAAAGACGTAGTTGCAACTATTGATGGGGAAAAAATAACAAAAAAAGGGTTTGACTCGTACAAATTAATAATAGATTATGAAAATAAACTATCAGATGAGGAAATATTGAATAAAATAGTTGATCGCCAAATAGTTTATAAGCAAGCTATTAAGGAGGGGTTTCTTGTATCTGACCAACAGGTTGAAGCTGCTATAAAATCAGCTCAGGAACAAATAAAGATGGACAGTAAACAATATGAAGCATTTAAGGAATACTTTAGCGGGTTAAATATGAGTGAGGATGAATACTGGGAAAGTGTCAAACCTGCTTATAAAAAGGCTTTGACATGCGGAGCATATAAAAATGCATTAAAGCAAAAGTTTAAAAAGGATAATAAGATAGAAGATCAAAATGAGCTTAATTCTAAATTCTCTGAATTTTATAATCAGAAAGTAAAAGACATAAAAAGCAAGACTAAAGTACAGTCATTCTTAAAATAA